One Leuconostoc mesenteroides subsp. mesenteroides ATCC 8293 genomic window, ACTATTTTCAAACCCTTATCTTCTCGTAAACGTTTAAAAGTCGCACCATAATTCATTTTCATTACCCTCATTATTTAAAAAATAGAATATATTCTCTTTTTGTTGTCAAACTGACTTTACCATGTATGCTATATTTATTCAATTTATCATTAAAAAAAGGAGTTCTTATATGCGCGTTGCCAAAAATAATACAGCATTTCGAGTAATGATTACATCACAGTTCGTTAATAACTTAGGAAGCAGCTTTTTCAATATTGTTTTTTTAGTTTATGCTGCAACACTGCCAAACAAAACACTTAGTGTTACATTAGTCGCATTTACAGAAATGCTACCAACACTATTCTCCATTATTGTTGGAAACTTTGCTGATAAAACGAAGCATCACCTTCGGTCTTGGCGTATTGCTCGCCTCTCTCAATCAATAATTTTTTTGATTATTACTGTGATATTGATTTTCTTTGACGGTCAATTTTGGAGCTTTTTGATACTGTTATTATTAGTCTTTGTTTCTTCGGTAGTCGGATCTTATAGTAATTTACTAATGAAACCAGTTTCTAGATTTATTTTAAGCGATTCTGATCTGCAAGAAGCAATGAGCTTGGAGCAAACTGTCAGTGTTGCCGTCAACTTAATTGGTGGTTTTTCCGGCGTCGCTTTACTTGGCATTTTGCATCAAAATTACGCTGGATTTAGTCTTATCAATGCTGGGATGTTTGTTATTGCTTGGTCCATTATGGCGCTTAATCATCGTCAATTTTTGGAAGCCGAACAACATATTGAAGCAGAAACAAAGCCAAATACCAATACATCAATTTTTTCAGATTTAAAATCAACTTTTATTTATGTTTACAAGGATCATTTGTTTTTTCAAATTTTACTACTCGCTACCGCCATTAATTTTGTCGGCACCTCTTTTAATGGTGTTTTTAACCTGACCTTATTACATAACAAATCATTATTAATTGGTAACTTTGGGACGACCGTAGCTATTTTTGGCGCAATAAGTTCAATTGGCCTATTAACTGGATCTTTGATTATCAATGATTTTTTCAAGAAACTAACAACAAAACAATTAATTGGCATTTCTGGTATTGGTATTGTGTTAATTGCTGCTGTACCCCTTTTTTATCCAAATGGTGTTTTATGGATGCTAATCATTTTTTTATTTTCATACATTGAAGCTAAAATCAATCCAAAATTAGGAGCAATCTTAATGAAGCGAACCAATCATAATCGCTTGGCGGGTGTTTCTGGTCTAATTAATACATTCGTTATGTCGGCCACGCCACTTGGTCAAATTATTTTTCTCGGCACCGCAAACATCTATTCACCAAATATTTCTTGGTTCTTCATGGGATTTGTCGCATCACTGATTACCATTTATACAATCTTAACTCGCCAACAAGATATGGAACTGGTTGAAAAAACCAGAGAATCCGCTATACTATAATTATTATGAAACCACGTAAACTAAACATCAAAACTA contains:
- a CDS encoding MFS transporter; its protein translation is MRVAKNNTAFRVMITSQFVNNLGSSFFNIVFLVYAATLPNKTLSVTLVAFTEMLPTLFSIIVGNFADKTKHHLRSWRIARLSQSIIFLIITVILIFFDGQFWSFLILLLLVFVSSVVGSYSNLLMKPVSRFILSDSDLQEAMSLEQTVSVAVNLIGGFSGVALLGILHQNYAGFSLINAGMFVIAWSIMALNHRQFLEAEQHIEAETKPNTNTSIFSDLKSTFIYVYKDHLFFQILLLATAINFVGTSFNGVFNLTLLHNKSLLIGNFGTTVAIFGAISSIGLLTGSLIINDFFKKLTTKQLIGISGIGIVLIAAVPLFYPNGVLWMLIIFLFSYIEAKINPKLGAILMKRTNHNRLAGVSGLINTFVMSATPLGQIIFLGTANIYSPNISWFFMGFVASLITIYTILTRQQDMELVEKTRESAIL